Part of the Priestia aryabhattai genome, GCCTATATCCTATATTACAACCATCTACGAATAAAAGAAAAATTAAAAGGATTGACCCCTGTAGAATACAGAATTCAATCCTCATTAGCTGCCTAAATAACGTGTCTAACTTTTTGGGTTCAGTTCATCAGGAGCAGTAGTTTTTTCTGTTTTTACTCTGTATATAGTATACATGTTTAGTTAACATAATGGATTTTATCGTTAGATGCTTAGCATTCTATAGGAATTGTTTTATTAACCTACTATACGAAGGAAAGGTACCTAGCTTCCATAATATCTGTTACTACTCTCGCTGCCAAAGTAACAAGTATTATTACAAAAAAACATTGGCTAAAAATCAGCCAATGTTTTTTATATCAATTTGACTAACTATCCATAAGGTAACACTTAGAAAAGAAAAAAACACTAAAAATTAGTATTTCAATTTATTCAATAATAGAGAAAACTATTTAATAACAACATCCTCTTTTATGATCTTTTTTATCATCTTTTTTAATAATTACTTTGTCTGTCTTAATAATTACTTTGTCTGCTTTAATGATCACTTCTTTTTTATCATTATGAGAATCATATTTTTCACCATAAGACATTCAACACACCTCCCATCATATCGTTATACTATATGATATGTTTATATAAGAATAATGAATAGACAAGTGTACAAGCCCTCTTGAAAAATTTTATAAATAGAGTTAATTGCCCTAAAGAAGAAAATAATGTATATTTCATTTATTTTTACTTAACATAATGGATTTTATAGGTAGTTAATACATCTAGGAGTCTACAAAAATATCCTCCAGTTAAGTACTCTGGAGGATATTCGTATTTACATAATTATTCTTACAAGAAACCACACAAAATTAGACCTCTTTAGCTCCTAAGAGGCCTAATCTTATCTATTAATAACTGTACATCGTCTTGCCCCTCTACGGATTAAACGCTCGGCTTCTCTCAATGAAATTTGGACAAGTACAGCTTCATCAACATCGTTTTCTACATCAAAAACCGCAAATGCTTCTCCACCCACGATTAAAACACAAATGAATTCTACTTCTAAATCATCACAAGACCTAGGAATAGAATTAGCAATAGTACAACGTTGAATACCTCCTGCTAACAATGTTCTAGCCTCTTGCTCAGATATTCGAATAAAAACAAATTCTTCTATTTCTACATTTCCTTCTTCTACTTCGATTTCTACTAAAAGAAAGAATCTGTTTCTAATTCTTACTATACAATTTGCTCCAATCGAAATAATATCTTCCATATTCATTCTTTTCACCTCCTTTAATACTATAAAATGCAAAAAGGAGTAAAAACGTGTGGACAAACATTATCAAAAGCAGAAAAATCCTTTAGATAATCTAAAGGATTTTTCCATATATAACAGGAACAGGTTCATTTCTGATTAATCTTTTAATTTTTTTAGTTTAAATACCTAAAGTCAGGCTCGTTTTTTTAGGTATAAGTCCATATCGATTCTTTCTTTAAACATATAGTGTGTTTAAGTAAAGCCAAATTAAAATGAAAATTTCAGTAATTAATAAAAGGAGAAGATTACCTTGTATTATCATTACCAACCCGAAATAAACCCTAACGATCTACAACAATTTTCTCATGCTGATACTTTTAACAGACAACAACAGCCTCAGTCTTATCAACAACCTTACCACCAGCCTTATCATCACCCCCGTCCTCCTCGCTGTCGTTGGGTTCGTGAATGTAGATGGGTTCGCCATTGTTATCCAAGAGATGACTTCTATACCGATGGTTACGGCTACTAATCTGGTAGTGCCCATTAATTAGAAATAAAATAAATAGTATCCTGTATTTTAAGTGAAAAATGAAGGATACCGTGAAATACCAAATATCCTAATTCACAGAAAGACTATCTTGTTTTCGGAGCTAGGAAAAAGCCCTTAGATTATTTCTAAGGGCTTTTTGACTGGTTGTGGTGCAAAAAACATTCGCTAGAAAAATAAAGCGTTAGGTTCCCTTAAATTACTAGCTTAGGAGGCTAACCCAAACAGTTGATGGATGAATTCTTTTCTACTTTGGGCAGACTTCACCTCTTGGTAAACTTGCTTCTTTTTCAGCATATGCATGACTTCTATGCCACTCAGTATGTAAGTGGCTGTACGAAATGATTTGAACCCTAACATCGAACGAACACGCTTCTTAATAAAACGGTGATCTTGTTCCACGATGTTATTTAGATATTTTATCCGCCTTATTTGGATGCCTACGGGCATCTTTTTCTCTTTCTTCAACTCTTCAATAGCCACAGGATAGGCCGGATTCTTATCGACTGTTATGACACGGGGCATTGAAACATGAAAAGACCGCATAGCTTTCTTGAAAAAGCGTTTTGCAGCCTTATGATCTCTTGTTTTGCTTAAATAAAAATCAATCGTATTTCCTTTTGAATCAACGGCACGATATAGGTACATCCATTGACCTTTTACCTTAATATACGTTTCATCCACTCTCCAGAAATCATTGATTAGCTTAAGGTGACGCCGTACTCGTTCATCTAGTTCAGGACCATACTGATGAACCCAACGCATAATCGTTGTATGAGCAATCGATAATCCGCGTTCTTCCATCATTTCTACTATATCACGAAAACTGAGATTGTACCGTAGGTACCATCTCACGGTTAATAAAATAAGGTCAGGTTGATAATGTTTCCATTTGAATAGATTTTGCTTTTTCATACTAATCGCATCCCCTTTTTTAGAGTACTAGTATCAGTATGTCCAAGTTTGGAAGGTTACTTGCATATGTTTTTTAATTTTCGCACCAGAACCCTATATTTTATATGTTAAAATTCGGTGTTATTCTATGTTTTAGCTTAACTGATTAAAGAAACCATCTATTAGTGTAATAGATGGCTTTTCTATTTGAAATTTATAAACTTTATAGATTACTAAAAAATAGTCACTTTTCCTTAGAGTACATTTATACTAACTGGACAAACATACATATTGGATAATATAGGTATTATATTCATTCCCCTATGAAGAATGACGAATATACATATAAGGAAATAATCATAGAGAGACAACTTAATTATGTTTGTCGAAAAAGGGGAATGGATAAGAATGAATTTCGAAATTGGAATGACTATTTTTGTATTTATCATGACAATGTCGATCATCTTTTGGAGGCCAAAAGGAATTAATGAAGCTTGGCCAGCCTCAATCGGTGCGCTAATCATTTTATTGATGGGCGTGGTATCACGTGGAGACATTGTAGATATTATTAGTAAAATTGGTGGAGCTTCTATTACCATAATGGCAACCATTGTAATGGCTGTTATACTAGAGAGCTTCGGTTTCTTTCATTGGGCAGCCGCACGGCTTGCAAATTTAGCTAGGGGATCAGGACATCGTTTATATTGGTATATACAATTGCTCTGTTTTTTAATGACACTTTTATTTAACAACGATGGAAGCATATTAATTACAACCCCTATTTTAATTCTGCTCTTAAAAAACCTCAAACTAAAACCTCATCAACAAATTCCTTATCTTCTTAGTGGGGCATTAACAGCTACAGCTTCTAGTGCACCTATTGGAGTAAGTAACATTGTGAATTTAATTGCTTTAAAGATTGTCCATATGACTCTATATATGCACACAGCCATGATGTTTGTTCCAGCAACCCTAGGATTACTATTTATGTCCTGGCTTATGTATATGGTTGTCAAAAATAAACTTCCAAAAAAATTACCTACTGTTTCGTATGATATCGAACAAATCTTTTTCACAAAACATTTCCATCCTTTAAAAGGAAATATTTCTGTCGAAACAAAACGGAAACGTACCCAATTTATGTTGAAAGTCTTACTATTTGTATTCGTTATGCGTTGTTTACTCTTTGTTGCCTCTTATTTTGCAATTCCTATTGAACTAGTTGCTGTGCTGGGATCCCTCATTCTACTTATATGGAGATGGTATTATTTACGAACAAACCCTATAGACATTTTGAAAAAGACACCTTGGCATATCCTTATATTTGCCTTTTCAATGTATGTCATTATATACGGACTGCATAATGCTGGATTAACTACTATGCTCGTACACTTATGTGAGCCGATTGTGAACCAAGGATTATTTCAAGCAAGTTTTATTATGGGAGGACTTGTTTCCCTATTATCCAACTTCTTTAATAACCATCCAGCTTTAATGATTGGAACCATTACTTTAACAGAAATGGGCCTTGATCCGATTACATTAAAGACCATTTATCTTGCCAATATTATTGGAAGTGATATGGGATCATTATTATTGCCTATAGGAACCCTTGCCTCTCTTATTTGGATGCATATTCTAAAAGAAAATAAACTTAAAGTAAAATGGAAGGATTATTTAAGTGTATCACTGATTGTTATCCCCTTAACCACTCTTGTCACATTATTTCTATTATTCTATTGGATACAAATGGTCTTTGCATAAAAAAGTGCCATTCTATATTCATCTCTAGGAGGAGATTTTTATGAGTAATGTTATGACATTACTAGGAAAACAAATTGAAGTACAAATCTCACGAAAAGACTTGTTTGAAGGGTTACTCATCGATTTTGGTCAAGATATTCTTGTATTATTTAATGGTCAACACTTTGTTTATATTCCATTGCTGCATATTCATAATATCAAGCCTAGTAACAAAAAAAACCAAATAATCGATAGCCCAACTGAACAATCCTTTACGGAAGAAATTGAATCTATTTCTTATCGTAAAGTTCTAATTAACGCAAAAGGAATGTTTATTGAAATTTATACAACAGGAAACATATCGTTTCATGGATATATTTTAAATGTCTTAAATGATTACCTTATCTTTTACTCACCTGTATATAAAATTATATTTATCCCCTTAAATCATGTGAAATGGCTTACCCCATACAATCATAATGTCACCCCTTATGCTCTTGATAACAAAGCTTTACCTGTTAAACCATCTAATATTAGCTTTAGCCGAACGTTAGAGGAACAACTGAAAAAATTAGAAGGAGAGCTAGTTCTATTTGATGGAGGAAAAGATCTAATGAAAGTAGGTTTACTAAAAGGGATAGAGAATAACCTAATTGAATTAGTCATTGCAAATGGAGAAACCATATTTTTAAAACTAAATCATATTAAGTCCGTACATTTACCATAATGATCTATACAACGGACTATCCTCTTCTATGTACTTCTTAGAATTATGCCGAATCCTAAGAAGGAGTAATGTTACTCAAAGCCGATAATCTGGTACGTTATAGGCATTTTCAATGACAATATATTCACTGACTTATTTTTAGGTAACTTGCCTAAGTTGAATATTTTTTTGTCATTTGAACAAACTACTCAAGACGCCGTGAGGCATCTACCACTTTTCTTATTTGAATTCTCAATAGAAAAAAACTCCTGATCGCCCATGGAGTTTTTTTCTATTTTTAAGCTGTATATCGTATACATTCGTAGTTAACATAATCAACATTTCCGGAAGACATCACTAAAAAAACCTTGTCACAGTTCATTTTTCATACCTTGAAAGTCTTGTCTTTCTCACTCTTACATTAAATAGTAATTCGCTATTAGAATTGCAAGACTCTTTTTATATTTTTTTCGTGTTTAAAAAATTAGCCATAAAGGCTAAAAGGCCGCCTGAAGGCGGCCAAAAACTTGCTATTAAGAAGGTGTTCTTCTTATGTGTTTAGTGAGGAACATTAAATTTTTATAATAATAGTGTTATTTACCAAATAAACGTGTAAAAAAACTTTTTTGCTTTTGCTGTTCTTTTTCTTTTGTAGCTGCAATTTCT contains:
- a CDS encoding IS3 family transposase, whose protein sequence is AYILYYNHLRIKEKLKGLTPVEYRIQSSLAA
- a CDS encoding IS6 family transposase, with amino-acid sequence MKKQNLFKWKHYQPDLILLTVRWYLRYNLSFRDIVEMMEERGLSIAHTTIMRWVHQYGPELDERVRRHLKLINDFWRVDETYIKVKGQWMYLYRAVDSKGNTIDFYLSKTRDHKAAKRFFKKAMRSFHVSMPRVITVDKNPAYPVAIEELKKEKKMPVGIQIRRIKYLNNIVEQDHRFIKKRVRSMLGFKSFRTATYILSGIEVMHMLKKKQVYQEVKSAQSRKEFIHQLFGLAS
- a CDS encoding arsenic transporter, which translates into the protein MNFEIGMTIFVFIMTMSIIFWRPKGINEAWPASIGALIILLMGVVSRGDIVDIISKIGGASITIMATIVMAVILESFGFFHWAAARLANLARGSGHRLYWYIQLLCFLMTLLFNNDGSILITTPILILLLKNLKLKPHQQIPYLLSGALTATASSAPIGVSNIVNLIALKIVHMTLYMHTAMMFVPATLGLLFMSWLMYMVVKNKLPKKLPTVSYDIEQIFFTKHFHPLKGNISVETKRKRTQFMLKVLLFVFVMRCLLFVASYFAIPIELVAVLGSLILLIWRWYYLRTNPIDILKKTPWHILIFAFSMYVIIYGLHNAGLTTMLVHLCEPIVNQGLFQASFIMGGLVSLLSNFFNNHPALMIGTITLTEMGLDPITLKTIYLANIIGSDMGSLLLPIGTLASLIWMHILKENKLKVKWKDYLSVSLIVIPLTTLVTLFLLFYWIQMVFA
- a CDS encoding DUF2642 domain-containing protein, translated to MSNVMTLLGKQIEVQISRKDLFEGLLIDFGQDILVLFNGQHFVYIPLLHIHNIKPSNKKNQIIDSPTEQSFTEEIESISYRKVLINAKGMFIEIYTTGNISFHGYILNVLNDYLIFYSPVYKIIFIPLNHVKWLTPYNHNVTPYALDNKALPVKPSNISFSRTLEEQLKKLEGELVLFDGGKDLMKVGLLKGIENNLIELVIANGETIFLKLNHIKSVHLP